In a single window of the Desulfovibrio mangrovi genome:
- a CDS encoding bacteriohemerythrin, producing the protein MSYIEWSDSLSVGYEELDAQHKKMLEIINELFNAVAQGGAWASMALVGMELMEYAQSHFEDEEALMRSCGYPGLAEHQQEHIRFMERIRDFMLVLEEGHSSGMLPMEMFHFLQSWLTEHIMRLDKDYGVYCKAHEGAV; encoded by the coding sequence ATGTCGTATATCGAATGGTCCGACAGCCTGAGTGTGGGCTATGAGGAATTGGACGCCCAGCACAAGAAGATGCTGGAAATCATCAATGAATTGTTCAACGCGGTCGCCCAAGGGGGAGCCTGGGCATCCATGGCGCTGGTCGGCATGGAGCTTATGGAATACGCCCAGTCTCACTTCGAGGATGAGGAGGCGTTGATGCGGAGCTGCGGGTACCCCGGTCTTGCGGAACACCAGCAGGAACACATCCGTTTCATGGAGCGAATCCGCGATTTCATGCTGGTGCTGGAAGAGGGGCATTCCTCGGGCATGCTGCCCATGGAGATGTTCCACTTCCTGCAATCGTGGCTTACGGAGCACATAATGCGCTTGGACAAAGATTACGGAGTCTATTGCAAGGCTCATGAGGGAGCGGTGTAG
- a CDS encoding coenzyme F420 hydrogenase/dehydrogenase beta subunit N-terminal domain-containing protein, whose translation MMPARTEAIRAAARRLLEAGRVDAVIGYTQGTIPLRAQPFIAYTPEECDKLIWSSFCGGNLASIASGRTDRVAVVAQGCVSRNLNGLVHEKRIKRENLYIIGVPCLGMLDQRKVEAKLMGRNIETLKSDPEEDLGGIVITGCNSTRECFVEFIKRRDVKRDNCYTCMHRNPVGADEVVAEPVSETAGGDIDAVAAPWARFDADRRWDEFTKNFEDCIRCHACRDVCPLCYCTTCFVDESNPQWCGKTQDPADVQTFHILRAFHCAGRCTDCGACETACPQGIKMRRLTSMLEKDVRAKWGHEPGMDCDTKPPLSTYRPDDPEDHFK comes from the coding sequence ATGATGCCCGCACGCACCGAAGCAATCCGCGCGGCCGCCCGCAGGCTTCTCGAAGCAGGCAGGGTGGACGCGGTTATCGGCTACACGCAGGGCACCATTCCCCTGCGCGCCCAGCCCTTCATCGCCTACACGCCGGAAGAATGCGACAAGCTCATCTGGAGCAGCTTCTGCGGCGGCAACCTCGCCTCCATCGCCTCCGGTCGCACCGACCGCGTGGCCGTGGTGGCGCAGGGCTGCGTTTCGCGCAACCTGAACGGGCTGGTGCACGAAAAGCGCATCAAGCGCGAAAACCTCTACATCATCGGCGTGCCCTGCCTCGGCATGCTGGACCAGCGCAAGGTTGAGGCCAAGCTCATGGGCCGCAACATAGAGACGCTGAAAAGCGACCCCGAGGAAGATCTGGGCGGTATCGTCATAACCGGCTGCAACTCCACGCGCGAATGCTTCGTGGAGTTCATCAAGCGCCGCGACGTTAAGCGCGACAACTGCTACACCTGCATGCACCGCAACCCAGTGGGTGCGGACGAAGTGGTGGCTGAACCCGTTTCCGAAACCGCAGGCGGCGATATAGATGCCGTGGCCGCCCCCTGGGCACGCTTTGACGCCGACCGCCGCTGGGACGAGTTCACCAAGAACTTCGAGGACTGCATCCGCTGTCACGCTTGCCGCGATGTCTGCCCGCTGTGCTACTGCACCACCTGCTTCGTGGACGAATCCAATCCCCAGTGGTGCGGCAAGACGCAGGACCCGGCAGACGTGCAGACCTTCCACATCCTGCGCGCCTTCCACTGCGCCGGACGCTGCACCGACTGCGGTGCCTGCGAAACGGCCTGCCCGCAAGGCATCAAGATGCGCCGTCTGACCAGCATGCTGGAGAAGGACGTGCGCGCCAAGTGGGGCCACGAACCGGGTATGGATTGCGACACCAAGCCGCCCCTTTCCACCTACAGGCCGGACGACCCGGAAGACCACTTCAAGTAG
- a CDS encoding FAD-dependent oxidoreductase, with the protein MVVGGGIAGMQSAIDLANSGFKVYLVENKSGIGGVMAQLAKTYPTNDCALUILSPKLVECGRHLNIELLPLTEVQKVEGEEGNFTVHLRQAPRFIDPEKCIACGECSRKCPKKISNPFNAGLDTRKSVHIIYDQTVPLKYAIDEESCIYLQKGKCGACAKICPADAVNFNDKPREFSVNVGSVVLAPGIKTFDPTSFDSYAYSRIPDVITSLEYERLLSASGPCQGHVLRPSDSTEPKRIAWLQCVGSRGNNKCDNDYCSNVCCMYALKQALVTADHAHGEGHDQAIFFMDVRAHNKSFEQYYNQAMHKGVRILRARPHSFLPGEGNKGVRVEYVGEAGDPHSEHFDMVVLSVALEAPAEAKKLAETFSIDLDKWNFADTDPFDPVRTSRKGVYVCGGFQEPKDIPRSVMEASAAASAATASLAPARGTRTVDRQVPEAINVFGEAPRIGVFVCACGINISSVIDVHGVADYARTLPGVVHVENNMFSCSQDTQVAIAEVIRKHNLNRVVVAACTPRTHEPLFRETLEAAGLNKYLFAMANIRNHGSWVHATDPEGATRKAKDQVRMAVASARHLAPLKEVTLGVTPSALVVGGGVSGMTAALGIAEQGFEVHLVEKEAELGGNARKLRVAQGRFAVAPYLDELEKKVRAHDRISLHTQTAIEDVDGFVGNFVTRLKENGAEQEIRHGAVVLATGGVGHKPEGRYGFGSHPMIMTHQQIDAGFMDGSIKPEALQSVVFIQCVGSREPERPYCSRVCCTHTVESALHIKRANPDARVTVLYRDMRTYGQRELLYKEARAAGVIFSRFRLSERPRVSVVDGVINVTFKDHVLQEELTVEADMLGLASAIVAPDVNDLAQMVKATLSDEGWYVEAHSKLRPVDFVTDGVFMAGLGHYPKPLEESVTQARAAVSRVATVLSRTEMTLAGTVATINKAKCVGCAVCWNVCPYNAISPDEKGFAEVNEALCKGCGLCAAACRSGAPDLRGFTTSDIMAQVSAMLG; encoded by the coding sequence ATGGTGGTTGGTGGCGGTATTGCTGGCATGCAATCCGCCATTGACCTCGCCAATTCGGGATTCAAGGTATATCTGGTTGAAAACAAGTCCGGCATCGGCGGGGTCATGGCCCAGCTGGCCAAAACCTACCCAACAAACGACTGCGCACTCTGAATACTCTCACCCAAGTTGGTAGAGTGCGGTCGGCACTTGAACATCGAACTCCTGCCCCTCACCGAGGTGCAGAAGGTGGAAGGCGAAGAAGGCAACTTCACGGTGCACCTGCGTCAGGCTCCGCGATTCATTGATCCGGAAAAATGCATAGCCTGCGGCGAGTGTTCCAGAAAATGCCCCAAGAAGATTTCCAACCCCTTCAACGCCGGTCTGGACACACGCAAATCTGTCCACATCATCTACGACCAGACCGTCCCCCTGAAGTACGCCATTGACGAGGAAAGCTGCATCTACCTGCAAAAGGGCAAATGCGGTGCCTGCGCCAAGATCTGTCCCGCCGATGCGGTGAACTTCAATGACAAGCCCCGCGAGTTCAGCGTGAACGTGGGTTCCGTGGTGCTCGCCCCCGGCATCAAGACCTTCGACCCCACGTCCTTTGACAGCTACGCCTATTCCCGCATTCCGGACGTCATCACCAGTCTGGAATACGAACGCCTCCTTTCCGCATCCGGCCCCTGTCAGGGCCATGTGCTGCGCCCCTCAGACAGCACGGAACCCAAGCGCATAGCATGGCTGCAGTGCGTGGGTTCACGCGGCAACAACAAATGCGACAACGACTACTGTTCCAACGTCTGCTGCATGTACGCGCTCAAGCAGGCGCTGGTCACGGCGGACCACGCCCACGGCGAGGGCCACGATCAGGCCATCTTCTTCATGGACGTGCGCGCCCATAACAAGAGCTTTGAACAGTATTACAATCAGGCCATGCACAAGGGCGTGCGCATCCTGCGTGCCCGCCCCCACTCCTTCCTGCCCGGCGAGGGCAACAAGGGCGTGCGGGTGGAATACGTGGGCGAAGCGGGCGATCCGCACTCGGAACACTTCGACATGGTCGTGCTCTCCGTGGCGCTTGAAGCCCCTGCGGAGGCAAAGAAGCTCGCGGAAACCTTCTCCATTGATCTGGACAAGTGGAACTTCGCGGACACCGACCCCTTCGACCCCGTGCGCACCTCGCGCAAGGGCGTGTACGTCTGCGGCGGGTTCCAGGAACCCAAGGACATTCCCCGCTCGGTCATGGAAGCCAGCGCCGCAGCCAGCGCCGCCACGGCCTCACTCGCACCGGCGCGCGGCACCCGCACCGTGGACCGACAGGTGCCGGAAGCCATCAACGTGTTCGGCGAAGCGCCCCGCATAGGCGTGTTCGTCTGCGCCTGCGGTATCAACATCTCCAGCGTCATCGACGTGCATGGGGTTGCCGACTATGCCCGCACCCTGCCCGGCGTGGTGCATGTGGAAAACAACATGTTCTCCTGTTCGCAGGACACGCAGGTGGCCATTGCGGAAGTCATCCGCAAACACAACCTCAACCGCGTTGTGGTTGCGGCCTGCACGCCCCGCACGCACGAACCGCTGTTCCGCGAAACGCTGGAAGCGGCCGGTCTGAACAAATACCTCTTCGCCATGGCGAACATCCGCAACCACGGTTCGTGGGTACACGCCACCGATCCGGAAGGCGCCACCCGCAAGGCCAAGGATCAGGTCCGCATGGCCGTGGCCAGCGCCCGCCATCTTGCCCCGCTCAAGGAAGTGACGCTCGGCGTCACCCCCTCTGCCCTCGTGGTAGGCGGCGGCGTCTCCGGCATGACCGCCGCGCTGGGCATCGCCGAACAGGGCTTTGAGGTGCATCTGGTGGAAAAGGAAGCGGAACTCGGCGGCAACGCCCGCAAACTGCGCGTGGCGCAGGGCCGTTTCGCGGTAGCTCCCTACCTTGACGAGCTTGAAAAGAAGGTACGCGCACACGACCGCATCTCCCTGCATACGCAGACCGCCATTGAGGATGTGGACGGCTTTGTGGGCAACTTTGTCACCCGCCTGAAGGAAAACGGCGCGGAACAGGAAATCCGACATGGCGCCGTGGTGCTGGCCACCGGCGGCGTGGGCCACAAGCCTGAAGGTCGCTACGGTTTCGGCTCGCACCCCATGATCATGACGCACCAGCAGATAGACGCCGGATTCATGGATGGTTCCATCAAGCCGGAAGCCCTGCAAAGCGTGGTGTTCATCCAGTGCGTCGGCTCCCGCGAGCCGGAACGCCCGTACTGTTCGCGCGTGTGCTGCACGCACACCGTGGAAAGCGCCCTGCACATCAAGCGCGCCAATCCCGACGCCCGCGTGACCGTGCTCTACCGCGACATGCGCACCTACGGCCAGCGCGAGCTGCTCTACAAGGAAGCCCGCGCCGCAGGCGTCATCTTCTCCCGCTTCCGCCTGAGCGAACGCCCCCGGGTGAGCGTGGTTGACGGCGTAATCAACGTGACCTTCAAGGATCATGTCCTTCAGGAAGAGCTGACCGTGGAAGCCGACATGCTGGGTCTTGCCTCGGCCATTGTCGCGCCGGACGTGAACGATCTGGCGCAGATGGTCAAGGCCACCCTCAGCGACGAAGGCTGGTACGTGGAAGCCCACTCCAAGCTGCGCCCCGTGGACTTTGTCACGGACGGCGTGTTCATGGCCGGTCTGGGGCACTATCCCAAGCCGCTTGAAGAATCCGTGACACAGGCGCGTGCCGCCGTCTCGCGCGTTGCCACCGTGCTCAGCCGCACGGAGATGACGCTGGCGGGCACCGTGGCCACCATCAACAAGGCCAAGTGCGTCGGTTGCGCGGTGTGCTGGAATGTATGCCCGTACAACGCCATCAGCCCCGACGAGAAGGGGTTCGCCGAAGTGAACGAGGCACTCTGCAAGGGTTGCGGCTTATGCGCCGCGGCCTGCCGTTCCGGCGCGCCGGATCTTCGCGGCTTCACCACCAGCGACATCATGGCGCAGGTTTCCGCCATGCTCGGTTAG
- a CDS encoding exodeoxyribonuclease III, translated as MRLVSWNVNGVRAVSKKPEWSWFDTCGADVVGLQETKATPEQVEEAVRNPEGFHSYWHAAEVKKGYSGTAVFSRIEPLAVNYDLPHADYRGEGRVIHLEFERFHYFNIYFPNGQSGEDRLQYKLGFYDAFLEHAEALRKAKPIVVCGDFNTAHHPIDLARPKQNENTSGFLPIERAWMDKLVAHGYTDTFRLKHPGEADMYSWWSFRFKAREKNVGWRIDYFFVSNELDGAVRDAWIEMDQQGSDHCPVWLDLDI; from the coding sequence ATGCGGTTGGTCTCCTGGAACGTGAACGGGGTTCGTGCCGTGAGCAAGAAGCCCGAATGGAGCTGGTTCGATACCTGCGGTGCCGATGTCGTAGGCCTGCAGGAAACCAAGGCAACGCCTGAACAGGTTGAGGAAGCCGTCAGGAATCCTGAAGGATTTCACAGCTACTGGCATGCCGCCGAGGTGAAGAAGGGCTACTCCGGCACGGCGGTGTTTTCCCGCATCGAGCCGCTGGCCGTGAACTATGACCTGCCGCATGCGGACTATCGCGGCGAAGGGCGTGTCATTCATCTGGAATTCGAACGCTTCCACTACTTCAATATCTATTTCCCCAACGGCCAGTCCGGCGAAGACCGCCTGCAATACAAGCTCGGCTTCTACGACGCCTTTCTCGAGCATGCGGAGGCGCTGCGCAAGGCCAAGCCCATTGTGGTGTGCGGCGACTTCAATACGGCGCATCACCCCATAGACCTTGCCCGCCCCAAGCAGAACGAGAACACGTCCGGTTTTCTGCCCATTGAACGGGCATGGATGGATAAGCTCGTGGCCCACGGCTACACGGATACCTTCCGCCTCAAGCATCCCGGCGAAGCCGACATGTATTCGTGGTGGTCGTTCCGGTTCAAGGCCCGTGAAAAGAACGTGGGCTGGCGCATAGACTATTTCTTCGTGTCCAATGAGCTGGATGGCGCTGTGCGCGATGCATGGATAGAGATGGACCAGCAGGGTTCGGACCATTGTCCTGTATGGCTTGATCTGGATATCTAG
- a CDS encoding FAD/NAD(P)-binding protein: MLNPYLPYPVRISDVRVETEDKTLRTFEFEFLHEKDAKAFAYHPGQFAELSIPGVGESPIGIASSPTEGNKLLFTVFRAGSVTSKLHGMKVGDVMGVRGPMGNWYPLDQNEGKNLVIIAGGYAVTTLRSTMVWLQDPKNRSRFGEIDFIYGARTPGMLLYRDEMEAWQNKGGVRCHVTVDREFPDWNGLTGFVPAVVERLAPKPDNAIALVCGPPVMIKFTQPVLDKCGWKSDQIFLSLENRMKCGIGICGRCNVGHQYVCKDGPVFSKAELDELPVEY; encoded by the coding sequence ATGCTGAATCCCTATCTGCCCTACCCCGTGCGCATCTCGGATGTGCGCGTGGAGACCGAGGACAAGACCCTGCGGACCTTCGAGTTCGAGTTTCTGCATGAAAAGGACGCCAAGGCCTTTGCATACCATCCCGGCCAGTTTGCGGAGCTTTCCATCCCCGGGGTTGGTGAGAGTCCCATCGGCATCGCTTCGAGCCCCACAGAGGGAAATAAGCTGCTTTTCACGGTATTCCGTGCGGGCAGCGTAACGAGCAAGCTGCACGGCATGAAGGTGGGCGACGTCATGGGCGTGCGCGGCCCCATGGGCAACTGGTATCCGCTCGACCAGAACGAGGGCAAGAACCTCGTCATCATCGCCGGCGGCTATGCCGTTACCACCCTGCGTTCGACCATGGTGTGGCTGCAGGACCCCAAGAACCGTTCCCGCTTCGGCGAGATCGACTTCATCTACGGTGCCCGCACCCCCGGCATGTTGCTGTATCGTGACGAGATGGAGGCATGGCAGAACAAGGGTGGCGTGCGTTGCCACGTTACCGTGGACCGCGAGTTCCCCGACTGGAACGGCCTTACCGGCTTTGTGCCCGCCGTGGTGGAACGCCTCGCCCCCAAGCCGGACAACGCCATAGCCCTTGTCTGCGGCCCGCCCGTGATGATCAAGTTCACCCAGCCCGTGCTGGATAAATGCGGCTGGAAGAGCGACCAGATTTTCCTGTCGCTGGAAAACCGCATGAAGTGTGGCATAGGCATCTGCGGCCGCTGCAATGTGGGGCATCAATACGTCTGCAAGGACGGCCCCGTGTTCAGCAAGGCCGAGCTGGATGAGTTGCCGGTGGAGTATTAG
- the gltA gene encoding NADPH-dependent glutamate synthase, with the protein MTKSKKEIAARVPMPNQPPDVRRNNFEEVALGYTKEMAIEEAKRCLQCKKPKCVKGCPVEVPIPDFISHLAKGDVEKAYAVIKSTNSLPAVCGRVCPQEIQCEGACILNAKEQPVAIGRLERYVADEYMYMDACDLISAKPECPFIDPERKVACIGSGPSSLTVAGYLASRGCKVTVFEALHEVGGVLVYGIPEFRLPKEKIVAKEVGALKELEVEFVTNYVGGKTFNIKELFDQGYKAVFIGVGAGLPRFLRIPGENFIGVFSANEYLTRVNLGRAYDFPNYDTPIIRGRKVTVYGGGNVAMDAARTAQRLGAESVHIVYRRTADAMPARHEEIEHAVEEGIHLECLANPIEFRGDEKGNLTSVLLQRMELGEPDASGRRSPKPVEGDTYELETDLAVIAVGTNPNPVLLENEPDLKLNKWGYIEVDEATGETSIPNTYAGGDIVTGAATVILAMGAGRRAAKEIARRFGIEE; encoded by the coding sequence ATGACAAAAAGTAAAAAAGAAATTGCCGCCCGCGTTCCCATGCCCAACCAGCCGCCGGATGTGCGCAGGAACAACTTTGAAGAAGTTGCGTTGGGCTACACCAAGGAAATGGCAATCGAAGAGGCCAAGCGCTGCCTTCAGTGCAAGAAGCCCAAATGCGTGAAAGGCTGCCCTGTTGAGGTGCCCATTCCCGACTTCATCTCCCATCTGGCAAAAGGCGACGTGGAAAAGGCCTACGCGGTCATCAAGTCCACCAACAGCCTGCCCGCCGTATGCGGTCGCGTCTGTCCGCAGGAGATCCAGTGCGAGGGAGCGTGCATTCTCAACGCCAAGGAACAGCCCGTAGCCATCGGCCGTCTCGAACGCTACGTTGCGGACGAGTACATGTACATGGACGCGTGCGATCTCATCTCCGCTAAACCTGAATGTCCGTTCATCGACCCCGAAAGAAAGGTCGCATGTATCGGTTCCGGTCCCTCCAGCCTTACGGTAGCCGGCTATCTGGCCTCCCGCGGCTGCAAGGTGACCGTTTTTGAGGCTCTGCACGAGGTAGGCGGAGTTCTGGTATATGGCATTCCGGAATTCCGCCTGCCCAAAGAAAAAATCGTAGCCAAGGAAGTAGGCGCCCTGAAGGAACTTGAAGTGGAGTTCGTCACCAACTACGTTGGCGGCAAGACCTTCAACATCAAGGAACTGTTCGATCAGGGCTACAAGGCCGTGTTCATCGGCGTGGGCGCAGGCTTGCCCAGATTCCTGCGCATCCCCGGCGAGAACTTCATCGGCGTATTCTCCGCCAACGAGTATCTCACCCGCGTGAACCTCGGTCGTGCCTACGATTTCCCCAACTACGACACCCCGATTATACGAGGTCGCAAGGTCACCGTATACGGTGGCGGAAACGTGGCCATGGACGCGGCGCGCACAGCGCAGCGCCTTGGTGCCGAATCCGTTCACATCGTCTACCGCCGCACCGCGGACGCTATGCCTGCGCGTCATGAAGAGATCGAACATGCCGTGGAAGAAGGCATCCATCTCGAGTGTCTGGCCAACCCCATCGAGTTCCGTGGAGACGAAAAGGGTAACCTTACGTCTGTCCTCCTCCAGCGCATGGAACTCGGAGAGCCCGACGCATCCGGTCGTCGTTCCCCCAAGCCCGTGGAGGGCGACACCTACGAGCTGGAAACCGATCTCGCAGTCATTGCCGTTGGCACCAACCCCAACCCGGTGCTGCTGGAAAACGAGCCCGATCTGAAGCTCAACAAATGGGGCTACATCGAAGTGGATGAAGCCACCGGCGAGACCTCCATTCCCAATACCTATGCCGGCGGTGACATCGTCACCGGTGCGGCAACGGTCATCCTTGCCATGGGCGCGGGCCGCCGCGCCGCCAAGGAGATAGCCCGCCGTTTTGGTATTGAGGAATAA
- a CDS encoding (Fe-S)-binding protein yields MPDTPAHEPKKLPRQSGSTFKDKVAELLPEGGNLNLCLTCGACSAGCPATGLEGMDPRKFLRMAALGMDEELTTTPWVWMCTMCTRCVHVCPMRINIPQLVYQARKSWPEDKKPRGIVNSCHQALKTEGFSAMGASSEDFRFVVEDMVEEVRESQPGQENLEAPVDKHGAEYFLNQNSREPVTEPDEMVPLWKILNKAGCDWTYGSVGWAAENYCLFAADDENWERIVRTKIKAVEDLGCKYWLNTEUGHELYAVRFGLQKFNIKTDVQIESIIRLYAKWVREGKLPVNSDWNKDGIKFTVQDPCQLVRKTYGDPVADDLRYVVKAVVGEENFIDMWPNKSNNYCCGGGGGFLQSGFPDARRYYGKRKDEQIKNTGAPYVIAPCHNCHSQIHDLSEYYGGGYHVVHLWTLIALSLGMLGENEREYLGADLCDCGMCSMDDE; encoded by the coding sequence ATGCCCGATACCCCCGCACACGAGCCCAAGAAGCTGCCCCGGCAGTCAGGCTCAACCTTCAAGGACAAGGTAGCGGAACTCCTGCCCGAGGGCGGAAACCTTAACCTGTGCCTCACCTGTGGCGCCTGTTCCGCGGGATGCCCCGCCACGGGTCTGGAAGGCATGGACCCCAGAAAGTTCCTGCGTATGGCCGCTCTCGGCATGGATGAGGAACTGACCACCACCCCGTGGGTATGGATGTGCACCATGTGCACCCGCTGTGTGCATGTTTGCCCCATGCGCATCAACATTCCCCAACTTGTGTATCAGGCCCGCAAAAGCTGGCCCGAGGACAAGAAGCCTCGCGGCATCGTGAACTCCTGCCATCAGGCCCTGAAGACCGAAGGCTTCAGCGCCATGGGCGCAAGCTCCGAAGACTTCCGCTTCGTGGTGGAAGACATGGTGGAGGAAGTGCGCGAATCACAGCCCGGTCAGGAAAACCTTGAAGCGCCCGTGGACAAGCATGGTGCCGAGTACTTCCTGAACCAGAACTCCCGCGAGCCGGTGACCGAACCCGATGAAATGGTTCCGCTCTGGAAGATCCTGAACAAGGCCGGATGCGACTGGACCTACGGCTCCGTCGGCTGGGCGGCAGAAAACTACTGCCTCTTTGCTGCGGACGACGAAAACTGGGAACGGATTGTCCGGACCAAGATCAAGGCAGTGGAGGATCTTGGCTGCAAGTACTGGCTGAACACGGAGTGAGGCCACGAACTTTACGCAGTCCGGTTCGGATTGCAGAAATTCAACATCAAGACCGACGTCCAGATCGAATCCATCATCCGTCTCTACGCAAAGTGGGTACGCGAGGGCAAACTGCCCGTGAATTCCGACTGGAACAAGGATGGCATCAAGTTCACCGTGCAGGACCCCTGCCAGCTGGTCCGCAAGACCTATGGCGATCCTGTTGCGGATGACTTGCGATATGTGGTGAAGGCCGTTGTAGGTGAAGAAAACTTCATCGACATGTGGCCCAACAAGTCCAACAACTATTGTTGCGGCGGCGGTGGCGGTTTCCTCCAGTCCGGCTTCCCGGACGCGCGCCGGTACTACGGCAAGCGCAAGGATGAGCAGATAAAGAATACCGGTGCGCCGTATGTAATCGCACCCTGCCACAACTGCCACTCACAGATTCACGATCTCTCCGAATACTATGGCGGCGGGTACCACGTGGTGCACCTGTGGACCCTCATTGCGCTTTCGCTGGGCATGCTCGGTGAAAACGAACGCGAGTATCTCGGTGCAGATCTGTGCGACTGCGGTATGTGCAGCATGGATGACGAATAA
- a CDS encoding 4Fe-4S dicluster domain-containing protein has protein sequence MQYKILSKDSLAGFVEALSKEYTVYAPKRDKKVPNKMVWKVLEADETPTFEFVNTEMSPKDFVFPQSECMMRFKAEGKEAMVLKPVEMDTERRVLLNVRPCDAKGLSFMDMIFCQDEQTNDVYWRDKRERTVMIGLACNNPCPSCFCLEANCGPHHEAGLDILMVDLGVNLLVKPLTERGKSIAASLPDAEAGEPERAAIIKRHAEDAMKKTFSTERVEQRSLMELYNLPYWERVCETCINCGTCTFVCPTCHCFDIQDEMPANGDTGRRVRNWDYCMAPLFTLHTSGHNPRGKKVARVRQRFMHKYKYIPMKRGGEVGCVGCGRCVRLCPVNIDIRDVINAMNAPDATAEGREV, from the coding sequence GTGCAATACAAGATACTGAGCAAGGACAGCCTCGCCGGATTTGTCGAGGCGCTGAGCAAGGAATATACGGTCTACGCCCCCAAGCGGGACAAGAAGGTGCCCAACAAGATGGTCTGGAAGGTGCTGGAAGCGGACGAGACGCCCACCTTCGAGTTCGTCAACACCGAGATGTCGCCCAAGGACTTCGTGTTCCCGCAGAGCGAGTGCATGATGCGCTTCAAGGCCGAGGGCAAAGAGGCCATGGTGCTCAAGCCCGTGGAGATGGACACGGAGCGGCGGGTGCTGCTGAACGTGCGCCCCTGCGACGCCAAGGGTCTCTCCTTCATGGACATGATCTTCTGTCAGGACGAGCAGACCAACGACGTATACTGGCGCGACAAGCGCGAGCGCACCGTCATGATCGGCCTCGCCTGCAACAACCCGTGTCCCAGCTGCTTCTGCCTTGAGGCCAACTGCGGCCCGCACCATGAGGCCGGACTGGACATCCTGATGGTGGACCTTGGCGTGAATCTGCTCGTCAAGCCGCTCACCGAACGCGGCAAGAGCATTGCCGCCTCGCTGCCCGACGCCGAAGCCGGTGAACCGGAGCGCGCGGCGATCATAAAGCGCCATGCCGAAGACGCCATGAAAAAGACCTTCAGCACAGAGCGCGTGGAGCAGCGCAGCCTGATGGAGCTGTACAACCTGCCCTACTGGGAACGGGTGTGCGAGACCTGCATCAACTGCGGCACCTGCACCTTTGTCTGCCCCACCTGCCACTGCTTCGACATTCAGGACGAAATGCCCGCCAACGGGGACACCGGACGCCGCGTGCGCAACTGGGACTACTGCATGGCCCCGCTGTTCACCCTGCACACCTCGGGGCACAACCCCAGAGGCAAGAAGGTGGCCCGCGTACGCCAGCGCTTCATGCACAAGTACAAATACATCCCCATGAAGCGTGGCGGCGAGGTGGGCTGCGTGGGCTGTGGACGCTGCGTGCGCCTGTGCCCCGTGAACATCGACATCCGCGACGTGATCAACGCCATGAATGCCCCTGACGCCACGGCAGAAGGGCGGGAGGTGTAG